In Saccharothrix violaceirubra, the following are encoded in one genomic region:
- a CDS encoding RGCVC family protein, whose amino-acid sequence MPTSEPQTAVLADHADAAEICVACPHPWHEHDPLSVRFCTATTAVALSRGCICR is encoded by the coding sequence ATGCCCACGTCTGAGCCGCAAACCGCCGTACTGGCCGACCATGCCGACGCCGCCGAGATCTGTGTGGCGTGCCCGCACCCGTGGCACGAGCACGACCCGCTCAGCGTTCGCTTCTGCACCGCGACCACGGCTGTCGCGCTGTCCCGAGGCTGCATCTGCCGGTGA